In the Arachis ipaensis cultivar K30076 chromosome B10, Araip1.1, whole genome shotgun sequence genome, one interval contains:
- the LOC107621187 gene encoding probable disease resistance protein At4g27220 — MGRPRDEYYWDQVTKEGNDGWLCKRCSKRFKGGVSRIKAHLGNETGRGISLCSMAGSSNQVEAPNELDSLQGLAHSNEVVGSGNIGFGTHIKKMHELVNKLSSWEAELKDGWQWLEYCGKKCEREELNDWLKEAGGLKEEALEIIESLHQHALQDPLKKTDDFKSKLFYIKYKMPFCLNKESVDRNFIQMRDLLRDDNVFFIGVCGMGGVGKTWLVTHFKNQIRSKKSFNFENVYWVTVSQDFSILKLQNSIAKRIGEKLDDDDEITDRAEILSSALEKIDRSVLILDNVWNYIDLQKVGIPLRTNGIKLILTSRLKHVFQQMDCPTENLIQMKPFHPEDDQQDDMKEGWELFLLKLGCNGRPATLSDEVKKIARSVVEICDGLPLGISVMARLMKGVNDDINIWRHALSKLEDSSMGEAMEEEVIKVLKQSYDYLGDSTSQNCFLQHALYSQVSAEVLFMNLVDEGLIQSTRSLDKIFVQGQAILAKLNSHSLISWVHDWILLRHLSTMHSLLRDMASDIMKGRFMLRCRKGLKNIPEMQEWTPHLEKASLMDNDIKEIPEATSPMCPQLSTLNLSKNRIRYIPNCFFNHLEALSLLDLSYNAELTSLPNSLSSLKSLKSLLLERCYSLKYVPPLGELQELSRLVISDTLIEDVPHGLGMLAKLRWLDLSNNRKLVCVPWPVISGLTNVQYLNLQGTSITGHIVQGVINKLEYFQGSFQVAKNLADFMENTLNRDGGLKYYDIDFRSSCMLWKLDILGGKRKRITVGDFEGFEVLLPSDLQELNIRNNKQLGGDLCECGALSLKAPSLKKIDVSYCPKLERLCCLSGPCFFCQHLQNLQSLVLYDLERLDTIWREDDEFIGLPNLSELKIQHCNRMERLMRATSLAKLPKLERIQVDYCKSIKEIFTMGTATIITLPNSFRELCLWGLPQLGCVCDTDSIIVSNYPPEVTVFLCPELRSPIFDTSHL, encoded by the exons ATGGGTAGACCAAGGGATGAGTACTACTGGGATCAAGTTACTAAAGAAGGAAATGACGGTTGGTTGTGCAAACGCTGTAGCAAAAGATTTAAGGGAGGCGTTTCAAGAATCAAGGCGCATCTGGGAAATGAAACAGGGAGGGGAATCAGTTTATGCTCTATGGCTGGTTCAAGTAATCAGGTGGAAGCTCCCAATGAATTGGATTCATTACAAG GTTTGGCACATTCAAATGAGGTTGTGGGTAGCGGTAACATTGGTTTTGGAACTCACATTAAAAAAATGCATGAACTGGTTAATAAATTAAGCAGCTGGGAAGCAGAACTTAAAGATGGATGGCAATGGCTGGAGTACTGTGGCAAGAAGTGCGAAAGAGAAGAACTCAATGATTGGTTAAAAGAAGCTGGAGGCCTTAAAGAAGAAGCTCTTGAGATAATTGAGTCATTGCATCAGCATGCTTTGCAAGACCCTTTAAAGAAAACAGATGATTTCAAAAGCAAATTGTTTTACATAAAGTATAAAATGCCTTTTTGCTTGAACAAGGAATCCGTGGACAGAAATTTCATACAGATGCGAGATCTTCTAAGGGATGATAATGTCTTCTTCATTGGTGTATGCGGAATGGGAGGAGTGGGAAAAACTTGGCTAGTAACTCACTTCAAGAATCAAATAAGAAGTAAGAAGAGTTTTAATTTTGAGAATGTGTATTGGGTCACAGTTTCCCAAGATTTTAGTATTCTCAAATTGCAAAACTCCATTGCCAAAAGGATAGGTGAAaagcttgatgatgatgatgagataaCTGACAGAGCAGAAATTTTGTCATCTGCATTGGAGAAGATAGATAGATCAGTGCTTATCTTGGACAATGTTTGGAATTATATTGATCTGCAGAAAGTGGGAATTCCTCTCAGAACAAATGGGATCAAATTGATTCTAACAAGTCGTCTAAAGCATGTGTTTCAGCAAATGGATTGCCCAACAGAAAATTTAATACAAATGAAACCTTTCCATCCAGAAGATGACCAACAAGATGACATGAAAGAGGGTTGGGAGTTATTTTTGCTAAAACTTGGATGCAATGGAAGACCTGCAACCCTTTCTGATGAAGTAAAGAAAATTGCAAGATCTGTTGTAGAGATATGTGATGGCTTGCCACTTGGAATCTCTGTGATGGCCAGATTGATGAAAGGGGTAAATGATGACATCAATATATGGAGACATGCACTAAGCAAACTTGAAGATTCATCAATGGGAGAAGCCATGGAAGAAGAGGTTATAAAGGTATTAAAACAAAGCTATGATTATTTAGGGGACAGCACTAGTCAAAATTGTTTCTTGCAACATGCATTATACAGTCAAGTTTCAGCAGAGGTGTTATTCATGAATCTCGTCGACGAAGGGTTAatacaatcaacaaggagtttggaCAAAATATTTGTCCAAGGGCAAGCAATATTAGCTAAACTCAATAGCCATTCATTGATATCTTGGGTTCATGATTGGATCCTTTTGAGGCACCTTTCAACTATGCATAGTTTATTGAGGGACATGGCAAGTGATATTATGAAGGGAAGGTTCATGCTGAGATGTAGGAAAGGTTTAAAAAATATCCCTGAGATGCAGGAGTGGACACCACACTTGGAGAAAGCATCTTTGATGGACAATGATATAAAAGAAATTCCAGAGGCCACATCTCCCATGTGTCCACAATTGTCCACCTTGAATCTTAGTAAAAATAGGATCAGATATATTCCAAATTGTTTTTTCAACCACCTTGAAGCTCTATCTCTACTTGATTTATCCTACAATGCAGAATTAACATCCCTGCCGAATTCGTTGTCTAGTTTGAAGTCCCTTAAATCCTTGTTGCTCGAGCGTTGTTATTCATTGAAGTATGTGCCTCCATTGGGGGAGCTACAAGAGCTTTCAAGATTGGTTATTTCAGATACATTAATTGAGGATGTCCCACATGGACTGGGAATGCTGGCCAAGTTGAGATGGCTTGATCTATCTAATAATAGAAAACTTGTTTGTGTACCATGGCCTGTGATATCTGGTTTGACTAATGTGCAATACCTTAATCTCCAAGGAACATCTATAACAGGACACATTGTGCAAGGGGTGATAAATAAGTTGGAATATTTTCAAGGCTCCTTTCAGGTTGCTAAGAACTTGGCCGATTTCATGGAAAATACCCTCAACAGAGATGGTGGACTTAAATATTATGATATAGATTTCCGATCTTCTTGTATGCTTTGGAAACTTGACATTTTGGGAGGGAAAAGGAAGCGCATAACTGTGGGAGATTTCGAAGGATTTGAAGTTTTGTTGCCAAGTGACCTTCAGGAATTGAATATAAGAAATAATAAACAGTTGGGTGGAGATCTATGTGAATGTGGCGCTTTGTCATTGAAAGCTCCTTCGTTGAAGAAGATTGATGTGAGTTATTGTCCGAAATTAGAGAGATTGTGTTGTTTGTCTGGTCCCTGTTTCTTCTGCCAACATCTTCAAAACCTTCAATCTTTGGTTCTATATGACTTGGAAAGACTAGACACCATCTGGAGGGAAGATGATGAATTCATAGGCTTGCCCAACTTGAGTGAATTGAAGATCCAACATTGCAATAGAATGGAAAGGTTAATGAGAGCTACATCTCTTGCAAAACTCCCAAAACTAGAGAGAATACAAGTTGATTATTGTAAGTCAATCAAAGAGATATTTACAATGGGGACTGCCACAATAATTACTCTCCCCAACTCATTCAGGGAGTTATGTTTATGGGGACTGCCACAATTGGGGTGTGTGTGTGACACGGACAGCATTATAGTCTCTAACTACCCTCCAGAAGTTACGGTTTTCTTGTGTCCAGAACTAAGAAGTCCCATCTTTGATACAAGCCATCTATAG